CGGCCGACCCGCCAGCTGCCCGCCATCGGATCCGAGGACCCGACCAACGCCCACCACCCCGCCGAACTCCGGGACGACGACCATCAGGACGACGATTACCAGGACGCCGATTATCAAGACGAAGCCGAATACCGGCCGGTGACAGGACAATTCGCCGGTGTCGAACTGGCGGAGTTCCACTGGGCCCGGCAGCGCGCCAAACGTGTGCTGCTGGCCTGGTTCCTGGTCGTCCTGACACTGGCCGGGCTGCTCGCCGCCGGCGCCTGGACGCTGGGCAACAACCTCGCCAACCTGATCTGAATCCCTAGCCGCGCAACATCTCCGCGACCAGGAAAGCCAGCTCCAGGCTCTGCTGGGTGTTCAGCCGCGGATCGCACGCCGTCTCGTACCGGCCCGCCAGATCATGGTCGGAGATGTCCTGCGCGCCACCGAGACATTCGGTGACGTTCTCGCCGGTGATCTCGACGTGGATGCCGCCGGGGTGGGTGCCGAGCGCGCGGTGCACCTCGAAGAAACCCTGGACCTCGTCGACGATGCGATCGAAATGGCGGGTCTTGTATCCGGTGGAGGATTCATGGGTGTTGCCGTGCATCGGATCGCACTGCCAGATCACCTGATGACCGGCGGCCTGGACCTTCTCGATGATGGCGGGCAACACATCGCGGACCTTCTGGTTGCCCATCCGGCTGATCAGGGTCAGCCGGCCCGCCTCGTTGCGCGGATCGAGGCGTTCGACGTATTCGACGGCCAGCTCCGGGGAGGTCGTCGGTCCGATCTTGATGCCGATGGGGTTGGCGATCACCTCGGCCAGCGCGACGTGCGCACCGTCGATCTGCCGGGTGCGCTCCCCGATCCACAGGTAGTGCGCGGACAGGTCGTAGAGCTTGGGTGCCGACGGTTCGGCCACCGGCTCGGCCGGGTCGGCGGTATCCATCCGCAGCATGGCCCGTTCGTAATCCAGCACCAACGCCTCATGGCTGGCGTAGATCTCGGCGGTGTCCAGGTTGCGGTCGTTGACACCGCAGGCGCTCATGAACCGCAGACCGCGGTCGATCTCCCCGGCCAGCGCCTCGTAGCGGGCACCCGCCGGAGAGGTACGGACGAACTCGCGATTCCAGTCGTGCACGGCCTGCAGCGAGGCCATCCCCGAGGAGGTCAGCGCGCGCACCAGATTCATCGCGGCGCTGGCGTTGGCGTAGGCGCGCACCAGCCGGGAGGCATCGTGCTGGCGCACCGCGTCGTCGGGGGCGAATCCGTTGATCATGTCGCCGCGGTAGGACTTCAGCCCCAGCGCATCGGTATCCGAGGAACGCGGTTTGGCGTACTGTCCGGCGATGCGGGCCACCTTGACCACCGGCATGCTGGCGCCGTAGGTCAGCACCACGGCCATCTGCAGCAGCGTGCGGATGTTGGCCCGGATATGCGGTTCGGTGTT
The sequence above is drawn from the Mycolicibacterium neoaurum VKM Ac-1815D genome and encodes:
- a CDS encoding class II 3-deoxy-7-phosphoheptulonate synthase — its product is MNWTVDVPIDQLPDLPPLPGDLRQRLDAALAKPALQQPSWDAGQAKAMRTVLESVPPITVPTEVEKLKTQLAAVARGEAFLLQGGDCAETFVDNTEPHIRANIRTLLQMAVVLTYGASMPVVKVARIAGQYAKPRSSDTDALGLKSYRGDMINGFAPDDAVRQHDASRLVRAYANASAAMNLVRALTSSGMASLQAVHDWNREFVRTSPAGARYEALAGEIDRGLRFMSACGVNDRNLDTAEIYASHEALVLDYERAMLRMDTADPAEPVAEPSAPKLYDLSAHYLWIGERTRQIDGAHVALAEVIANPIGIKIGPTTSPELAVEYVERLDPRNEAGRLTLISRMGNQKVRDVLPAIIEKVQAAGHQVIWQCDPMHGNTHESSTGYKTRHFDRIVDEVQGFFEVHRALGTHPGGIHVEITGENVTECLGGAQDISDHDLAGRYETACDPRLNTQQSLELAFLVAEMLRG